Proteins encoded together in one Nitratireductor basaltis window:
- a CDS encoding ABC transporter permease: MNTLSQSLSTTWRRPWFWAYVASMAAFAATLLLTEGRGGGELLSAAFTFAAFSAIVGIGQMFIITLGPGNVDLSIPATMTLAGTLSLKFMGGDASLILPGLAVALGVGFGAGVFNYLLIRLLRIPPIIATLSASFIYQSIAIWSNRGLRIKPPQALSDFATGATLGIPNVALVGIAIAVLAWFILERSLYGRWISAIGQNMRAARLSGIPVQLMFASTFIGAAVLAGLTGYLLASFSGGAALNMGAEYLLISIAVVVIGGSSIAGGNSNVPGIWGGALLMFLIVSMLNSYGLGAGVRLIMTGVIIITIVAAAAGKEGSR; this comes from the coding sequence ATGAACACGCTTTCGCAAAGCCTCTCCACCACATGGCGCAGGCCCTGGTTCTGGGCCTATGTGGCAAGCATGGCTGCCTTTGCCGCAACCCTGCTGCTCACCGAAGGGCGGGGCGGGGGCGAGCTGCTTTCCGCGGCCTTCACCTTTGCGGCCTTCTCCGCGATTGTCGGTATCGGGCAGATGTTCATCATCACGCTCGGACCCGGCAATGTAGACCTGTCGATTCCCGCGACCATGACCCTTGCGGGAACGCTCTCTCTGAAATTCATGGGCGGGGACGCAAGCCTCATCCTGCCGGGGCTGGCGGTGGCGCTTGGCGTCGGTTTCGGTGCGGGCGTCTTCAACTATCTGCTGATCCGCCTATTGCGGATTCCGCCGATCATCGCGACGCTTTCGGCCTCCTTCATCTACCAGTCCATCGCGATCTGGTCGAACCGCGGTTTGCGCATCAAGCCGCCGCAGGCGCTTAGCGATTTCGCGACCGGGGCGACGCTCGGCATTCCCAATGTCGCGCTGGTGGGGATCGCGATTGCGGTTCTCGCCTGGTTCATTCTTGAACGCTCGCTCTATGGCCGCTGGATTTCGGCCATCGGCCAGAACATGCGAGCCGCGCGCCTGAGCGGAATACCGGTGCAGCTCATGTTCGCTTCCACTTTCATCGGCGCAGCCGTGTTGGCGGGGCTGACGGGCTATCTGCTCGCCAGCTTCTCCGGTGGGGCAGCACTGAACATGGGTGCGGAATATCTTCTGATCTCGATTGCGGTCGTCGTTATTGGCGGCTCCTCCATCGCGGGCGGCAATTCCAATGTGCCGGGCATCTGGGGCGGCGCGCTCCTGATGTTCCTGATCGTCTCCATGCTCAACTCCTACGGTCTGGGTGCGGGCGTCAGGCTCATCATGACAGGCGTCATCATCATCACCATCGTGGCCGCGGCGGCCGGAAAGGAGGGCTCGCGATGA
- a CDS encoding SMP-30/gluconolactonase/LRE family protein, translating into MSQANPYQIIDPRFRPLIQPNAHLHQVATGFEWTEGPVWFADMQVLLFSDIPAERMMRLTPDRQVSTFRQPSNYSNGNTRDRQGRLVTCEHGSRSVIRTEIDGSRTVLADSFEGKRLNSPNDVVVQSNGAIWFTDPTYGILSDYEGYEAKPEQATHNVYRIDPQSGHMTAVITDFVQPNGLAFSVDESVLYVAESGASHDDTVPAVIRAFNVGADGTVSGGRVFAEIDCGIPDGMRVDHLGNVWTSAGDGVHCFAPDGTLLGKILVPEVVANLCFGGPRGNRMFITATTSVYSVGLNVRSAVPT; encoded by the coding sequence ATGAGCCAGGCAAATCCGTATCAGATCATCGATCCGCGCTTTCGCCCGCTGATCCAGCCCAATGCGCATCTGCATCAGGTGGCTACCGGATTTGAGTGGACGGAAGGGCCGGTCTGGTTTGCCGACATGCAGGTGCTTCTGTTCTCCGACATTCCTGCCGAACGCATGATGCGGCTGACGCCAGACCGTCAGGTTTCAACCTTCCGCCAGCCGTCCAACTATTCCAACGGCAATACGCGCGACCGGCAGGGCCGGCTGGTTACCTGCGAGCATGGCAGCCGCTCGGTGATCCGCACCGAGATCGACGGCAGCCGCACGGTGCTGGCGGACAGTTTCGAGGGCAAGCGGCTGAATTCCCCCAATGATGTCGTCGTGCAATCGAATGGTGCGATCTGGTTCACCGATCCGACATACGGCATCCTGTCGGATTACGAAGGCTATGAGGCGAAGCCGGAGCAGGCGACCCACAATGTCTATCGCATCGATCCGCAAAGCGGGCATATGACCGCCGTCATCACGGATTTCGTCCAGCCAAACGGCCTAGCCTTCTCGGTGGATGAAAGCGTGCTCTATGTGGCCGAATCCGGTGCCAGCCACGATGACACAGTGCCAGCTGTCATCCGCGCCTTCAATGTCGGTGCGGACGGGACGGTCTCGGGCGGGCGCGTTTTTGCCGAAATCGACTGCGGCATTCCCGATGGAATGCGTGTCGACCATCTTGGCAATGTGTGGACCTCTGCGGGTGACGGCGTCCACTGTTTTGCGCCCGACGGGACACTTCTCGGCAAGATCCTCGTGCCGGAGGTTGTTGCCAATCTTTGCTTTGGCGGACCGAGGGGCAACCGCATGTTCATCACGGCCACGACCTCGGTCTATTCGGTCGGGCTCAATGTGCGCTCGGCGGTCCCGACCTAA
- a CDS encoding siderophore-interacting protein, translating to MTGFKAETRITLDDPQGLLARLREHMGEHGVVSGNEGCWRVMLELGIAEARLEPDGLAFTVEAEDATSLSFLQWSVAEHLQEFTAGECPAIRWFGGIAAGSPLPYFREMVVHATRQISPKMRRITLRGKDLARFAVGGHHIRLLFSPRPGVTPVWPVMGSDGRQAWPEGERPLLRVYTIRRIDVEAGLIDVDFVLHEGDEMPGAGFAASARPGDIVGMMGPGGGGLPAGDRFILAGDETAIPAISRMLEEMPENASGTVYLEIANDRERQQLVSRGNFRIHWLSRNDRQAGTTDLLENSVRGECILTGLRDGSFLWVGCEHKAASALREFAKTTLKLPRERHQITAYWRRGKEGG from the coding sequence ATGACAGGTTTCAAGGCCGAGACACGCATCACGCTCGATGACCCACAAGGGCTTCTCGCCCGCCTGCGCGAGCATATGGGCGAGCACGGCGTTGTCTCTGGCAATGAAGGCTGCTGGCGGGTGATGCTGGAGCTGGGCATTGCCGAAGCGCGGCTTGAGCCCGATGGCCTCGCCTTTACGGTTGAAGCGGAAGACGCGACCTCGCTGTCCTTCCTGCAATGGAGCGTGGCGGAGCATCTGCAGGAATTCACCGCCGGCGAATGTCCTGCAATTCGCTGGTTCGGTGGCATCGCGGCGGGCAGTCCCCTGCCCTATTTTCGCGAGATGGTGGTGCATGCCACGCGCCAGATCAGCCCGAAAATGCGCCGCATCACATTGCGGGGCAAAGATCTTGCCCGTTTCGCGGTCGGCGGCCACCACATCCGGCTGCTCTTCTCTCCGCGCCCTGGGGTCACACCCGTATGGCCCGTCATGGGAAGTGACGGGCGTCAGGCATGGCCCGAAGGCGAGCGCCCGCTTCTGCGCGTCTACACGATCCGCCGCATCGATGTGGAAGCCGGTCTGATCGACGTGGATTTCGTCCTGCATGAAGGCGATGAGATGCCCGGCGCGGGCTTTGCGGCCTCCGCGCGGCCCGGCGACATTGTCGGCATGATGGGCCCGGGCGGCGGCGGTCTTCCGGCTGGTGATCGCTTCATCCTGGCCGGTGACGAGACCGCCATTCCCGCAATTTCCCGTATGCTTGAGGAGATGCCGGAAAACGCTTCCGGCACCGTCTACCTCGAGATCGCCAATGACCGCGAGCGCCAGCAGCTCGTCTCGCGCGGCAATTTCCGCATCCATTGGCTGTCTCGCAATGACCGGCAGGCAGGCACGACCGATCTGCTTGAGAATTCGGTTCGCGGTGAGTGCATTCTCACCGGCCTGCGCGACGGCTCGTTTCTCTGGGTCGGCTGCGAGCACAAGGCAGCTTCCGCCCTGCGCGAATTCGCCAAAACCACGCTGAAGCTTCCCCGCGAACGCCACCAGATCACCGCCTATTGGCGGCGCGGCAAGGAAGGCGGTTAG